Proteins encoded within one genomic window of Heptranchias perlo isolate sHepPer1 chromosome 35, sHepPer1.hap1, whole genome shotgun sequence:
- the LOC137302202 gene encoding transcription factor HES-7.1-A-like produces MNRSLDQLKSFLLEHTQSESFRNGKMEKAEILEMTVQYLKNAALANGQEHEGTEVTRQNYEAGFKECLLQVNSFVRSCARFNAQTKSSLMERLAVFVDESTDENHGRRLPESSTSTAPNLPPLRPGQRGSECRESAVPSAANAMRPMAVVPAVTSHPATHKVSNVLAARPPPSYQTRNHFNVLVKTHELDGPGSAHFRDFPQKVIVSPKPVFAQQGSATVTVSHNVWRPWP; encoded by the exons ATGAACCGGAGTTTAGATCAACTCAAATCCTTCCTGTTGGAACATACCCAGAGCGAG AGTTTCCGGAATGGTAAAATGGAGAAAGCCGAAATCTTAGAAATGACCGTCCAGTATCTGAAAAACGCGGCGCTTGCAAATGGGCAGG AACATGAGGGCACAGAAGTCACGCGGCAAAACTACGAAgctggttttaaggagtgcctccTGCAGGTGAATAGCTTCGTAAGAAGCTGCGCCAGGTTCAACGCGCAGACAAAGAGCAGCCTGATGGAGCGGCTGGCTGTCTTCGTGGACGAATCAACTGATGAGAACCACGGCCGCAGACTCCCGGAAAGTTCGACCTCCACCGCCCCCAACCTGCCGCCTCTCAGACCGGGACAGCGGGGATCCGAGTGCCGGGAGAGCGCAGTCCCTTCGGCCGCTAACGCCATGAGGCCGATGGCAGTTGTGCCCGCGGTCACCAGTCACCCTGCCACACACAAGGTATCGAATGTCCTCGCCGCCCGGCCGCCTCCCTCGTACCAGACACGGAATCACTTCAACGTTTTAGTGAAAACTCACGAACTTGACGGCCCCGGATCTGCACATTTTCGGGATTTCCCTCAGAAAGTAATTGTGTCACCAAAACCCGTCTTTGCACAGCAGGGTTCCGCCACAGTGACTGTTTCACACAATGTGTGGAGGCCCTGGCCATAG